One segment of Struthio camelus isolate bStrCam1 chromosome 27, bStrCam1.hap1, whole genome shotgun sequence DNA contains the following:
- the BAG4 gene encoding BAG family molecular chaperone regulator 4 isoform X3 produces MEPRGCPPGRGAAQGPSWPPGSYCPPAAAGGGGWERPGGAQGVDSPYTNGAYGTPYPSAPGSAPHYAGLPQTRAYYSSGPPRTPYPAESPGLYRPPSPAPPWSYSPPDCPAEGSSLRQQQVPAYSPPQTPGMPVPQYPYGEANPGITPQGPAPQPRPQEESWAPSAVYGMQPRYAWPAASAHGNPFISESHPSWTGSGAPCPPTQDSKDTAYDKPEQSANQQNYYSDVNHQLSGTMNDHKPTPFNAKPSLSNSKVQYSAQPQMYDNVNRKLSAGNQEAGCKAADQSSTNSAAIPPEIQRILHVTEEAEQLEQEVDEFVGKKTDKSYRLLEEMLTKLLLELDSIETGGQDSVRQARKEAVHRIQAILEKLERKGL; encoded by the exons ATGGAGCCTCGCGGgtgcccgccgggccgcggcgccgcgcaggGCCCGTCGTGGCCCCCCGGGTCCTActgcccgccggccgcggcggggggcggcggctgggAGCGCCCGGGCGGCGCGCAG ggggTGGATTCTCCCTACACGAATGGAGCATATGGCACCCCATACCCCTCAGCTCCCGGCTCTGCTCCGCATTACGCCGGCCTGCCGCAAACACGAGCTTACTATTCCTCCGGGCCACCGCGGACTCCCTACCCTGCGGAGTCCCCAGGCTTGTACAGGCCGCCATCACCTGCTCCTCCCTGGAGCTACAGCCCACCAGACTGCCCGGCAGAAGGCTCCTCTCTCAGGCAACAGCAAGTTCCTGCGTACTCCCCGCCACAG ACTCCAGGAATGCCTGTCCCGCAGTATCCCTACGGAGAAGCCAACCCAGGCATTACCCCGCAGGGGCCTGCACCGCAGCCCAGACCCCAGGAGGAATCGTGGGCTCCCTCTGCAGTCTACGGGATGCAGCCGCGTTACGCGTGGCCTGCTGCTTCGGCACATGGGAACCCGTTCATCTCCGAATCGCATCCGTCCTGGACTGGCAGTGGAGCTCCTTGTCCTCCCACTCAGGACTCAAAG GATACTGCTTATGATAAACCTGAGCAAAGTGCAAACCAGCAGAACTACTATTCTGATGTCAATCACCAGCTCTCTGGGACAATGAATGATCACAAGCCGACTCCATTCAATGCCAAGCCATCCCTTTCAAACTCCAAAGTGCAATACAGTGCACAGCCCCAAATGTATGACAATGTAAATCGGAAGCTTTCGGCTGGGAATCAGGAGGCAGGCTGTAAAGCTGCTGACCAGTCTTCAACAAATTCTGCAGCCATCCCACCAGAGATTCAGAGAATCCTACATGTTACGGAGGAGGCTGAACAACTAGAACAAGAGGTGGATGAATTTGTAGGGAAAAAGACAGATAAATCCTACCGGCTTCTGGAAGAGATGCTGACCAAGTTGCTGTTGGAACTGGATTCTATAGAGACTGGTGGCCAGGACAGCGTTCGGCAGGCTAGGAAAGAAGCTGTCCACAGAATTCAGGCCATTCTggaaaaactggaaagaaagggaTTGTGA
- the BAG4 gene encoding BAG family molecular chaperone regulator 4 isoform X2 produces MAALRSAPRVSLPVLSPTATCWGWILPTRMEHMAPHTPQLPALLRITPACRKHELTIPPGHRGLPTLRSPQACTGRHHLLLPGATAHQTARQKAPLSGNSKFLRTPRHRLQECLSRSIPTEKPTQALPRRGLHRSPDPRRNRGLPLQSTGCSRVTRGLLLRHMGTRSSPNRIRPGLAVELLVLPLRTQRAGFVSWECPFLWLQLASVTRKQSRSICVLKTKIRSCNSRKDTAYDKPEQSANQQNYYSDVNHQLSGTMNDHKPTPFNAKPSLSNSKVQYSAQPQMYDNVNRKLSAGNQEAGCKAADQSSTNSAAIPPEIQRILHVTEEAEQLEQEVDEFVGKKTDKSYRLLEEMLTKLLLELDSIETGGQDSVRQARKEAVHRIQAILEKLERKGL; encoded by the exons ATGGCGGCACTTCGGTCTGCTCCGCGGGTTTCTCTCCCTGTCCTCTCCCCCACGGCTACGTGCTG ggggTGGATTCTCCCTACACGAATGGAGCATATGGCACCCCATACCCCTCAGCTCCCGGCTCTGCTCCGCATTACGCCGGCCTGCCGCAAACACGAGCTTACTATTCCTCCGGGCCACCGCGGACTCCCTACCCTGCGGAGTCCCCAGGCTTGTACAGGCCGCCATCACCTGCTCCTCCCTGGAGCTACAGCCCACCAGACTGCCCGGCAGAAGGCTCCTCTCTCAGGCAACAGCAAGTTCCTGCGTACTCCCCGCCACAG ACTCCAGGAATGCCTGTCCCGCAGTATCCCTACGGAGAAGCCAACCCAGGCATTACCCCGCAGGGGCCTGCACCGCAGCCCAGACCCCAGGAGGAATCGTGGGCTCCCTCTGCAGTCTACGGGATGCAGCCGCGTTACGCGTGGCCTGCTGCTTCGGCACATGGGAACCCGTTCATCTCCGAATCGCATCCGTCCTGGACTGGCAGTGGAGCTCCTTGTCCTCCCACTCAGGACTCAAAG AGCTGGTTTTGTCTCCTGGGAATGCCCTTTTCTGTGGCTGCAGCTGGCTTCTGTTACGCGGAAACAAAGCAGAAGTATTTGTGTACTGAAGACCAAAATCCGGAGCTGTAATTCCAGAAAG GATACTGCTTATGATAAACCTGAGCAAAGTGCAAACCAGCAGAACTACTATTCTGATGTCAATCACCAGCTCTCTGGGACAATGAATGATCACAAGCCGACTCCATTCAATGCCAAGCCATCCCTTTCAAACTCCAAAGTGCAATACAGTGCACAGCCCCAAATGTATGACAATGTAAATCGGAAGCTTTCGGCTGGGAATCAGGAGGCAGGCTGTAAAGCTGCTGACCAGTCTTCAACAAATTCTGCAGCCATCCCACCAGAGATTCAGAGAATCCTACATGTTACGGAGGAGGCTGAACAACTAGAACAAGAGGTGGATGAATTTGTAGGGAAAAAGACAGATAAATCCTACCGGCTTCTGGAAGAGATGCTGACCAAGTTGCTGTTGGAACTGGATTCTATAGAGACTGGTGGCCAGGACAGCGTTCGGCAGGCTAGGAAAGAAGCTGTCCACAGAATTCAGGCCATTCTggaaaaactggaaagaaagggaTTGTGA
- the BAG4 gene encoding BAG family molecular chaperone regulator 4 isoform X4, whose product MEHMAPHTPQLPALLRITPACRKHELTIPPGHRGLPTLRSPQACTGRHHLLLPGATAHQTARQKAPLSGNSKFLRTPRHRLQECLSRSIPTEKPTQALPRRGLHRSPDPRRNRGLPLQSTGCSRVTRGLLLRHMGTRSSPNRIRPGLAVELLVLPLRTQRAGFVSWECPFLWLQLASVTRKQSRSICVLKTKIRSCNSRKDTAYDKPEQSANQQNYYSDVNHQLSGTMNDHKPTPFNAKPSLSNSKVQYSAQPQMYDNVNRKLSAGNQEAGCKAADQSSTNSAAIPPEIQRILHVTEEAEQLEQEVDEFVGKKTDKSYRLLEEMLTKLLLELDSIETGGQDSVRQARKEAVHRIQAILEKLERKGL is encoded by the exons ATGGAGCATATGGCACCCCATACCCCTCAGCTCCCGGCTCTGCTCCGCATTACGCCGGCCTGCCGCAAACACGAGCTTACTATTCCTCCGGGCCACCGCGGACTCCCTACCCTGCGGAGTCCCCAGGCTTGTACAGGCCGCCATCACCTGCTCCTCCCTGGAGCTACAGCCCACCAGACTGCCCGGCAGAAGGCTCCTCTCTCAGGCAACAGCAAGTTCCTGCGTACTCCCCGCCACAG ACTCCAGGAATGCCTGTCCCGCAGTATCCCTACGGAGAAGCCAACCCAGGCATTACCCCGCAGGGGCCTGCACCGCAGCCCAGACCCCAGGAGGAATCGTGGGCTCCCTCTGCAGTCTACGGGATGCAGCCGCGTTACGCGTGGCCTGCTGCTTCGGCACATGGGAACCCGTTCATCTCCGAATCGCATCCGTCCTGGACTGGCAGTGGAGCTCCTTGTCCTCCCACTCAGGACTCAAAG AGCTGGTTTTGTCTCCTGGGAATGCCCTTTTCTGTGGCTGCAGCTGGCTTCTGTTACGCGGAAACAAAGCAGAAGTATTTGTGTACTGAAGACCAAAATCCGGAGCTGTAATTCCAGAAAG GATACTGCTTATGATAAACCTGAGCAAAGTGCAAACCAGCAGAACTACTATTCTGATGTCAATCACCAGCTCTCTGGGACAATGAATGATCACAAGCCGACTCCATTCAATGCCAAGCCATCCCTTTCAAACTCCAAAGTGCAATACAGTGCACAGCCCCAAATGTATGACAATGTAAATCGGAAGCTTTCGGCTGGGAATCAGGAGGCAGGCTGTAAAGCTGCTGACCAGTCTTCAACAAATTCTGCAGCCATCCCACCAGAGATTCAGAGAATCCTACATGTTACGGAGGAGGCTGAACAACTAGAACAAGAGGTGGATGAATTTGTAGGGAAAAAGACAGATAAATCCTACCGGCTTCTGGAAGAGATGCTGACCAAGTTGCTGTTGGAACTGGATTCTATAGAGACTGGTGGCCAGGACAGCGTTCGGCAGGCTAGGAAAGAAGCTGTCCACAGAATTCAGGCCATTCTggaaaaactggaaagaaagggaTTGTGA
- the BAG4 gene encoding BAG family molecular chaperone regulator 4 isoform X1 produces MEPRGCPPGRGAAQGPSWPPGSYCPPAAAGGGGWERPGGAQEQTPYPGYAPRYWSAAAQPPTAYASSPCPSAPDGQGQGVDSPYTNGAYGTPYPSAPGSAPHYAGLPQTRAYYSSGPPRTPYPAESPGLYRPPSPAPPWSYSPPDCPAEGSSLRQQQVPAYSPPQTPGMPVPQYPYGEANPGITPQGPAPQPRPQEESWAPSAVYGMQPRYAWPAASAHGNPFISESHPSWTGSGAPCPPTQDSKDTAYDKPEQSANQQNYYSDVNHQLSGTMNDHKPTPFNAKPSLSNSKVQYSAQPQMYDNVNRKLSAGNQEAGCKAADQSSTNSAAIPPEIQRILHVTEEAEQLEQEVDEFVGKKTDKSYRLLEEMLTKLLLELDSIETGGQDSVRQARKEAVHRIQAILEKLERKGL; encoded by the exons ATGGAGCCTCGCGGgtgcccgccgggccgcggcgccgcgcaggGCCCGTCGTGGCCCCCCGGGTCCTActgcccgccggccgcggcggggggcggcggctgggAGCGCCCGGGCGGCGCGCAG GAGCAGACACCGTACCCTGGGTACGCGCCCCGCTACTGGAGCGCGGCCGCGCAGCCTCCAACCGCCTAcgcctccagcccctgtccctcCGCGCCTGACGGGCAAGGCCAG ggggTGGATTCTCCCTACACGAATGGAGCATATGGCACCCCATACCCCTCAGCTCCCGGCTCTGCTCCGCATTACGCCGGCCTGCCGCAAACACGAGCTTACTATTCCTCCGGGCCACCGCGGACTCCCTACCCTGCGGAGTCCCCAGGCTTGTACAGGCCGCCATCACCTGCTCCTCCCTGGAGCTACAGCCCACCAGACTGCCCGGCAGAAGGCTCCTCTCTCAGGCAACAGCAAGTTCCTGCGTACTCCCCGCCACAG ACTCCAGGAATGCCTGTCCCGCAGTATCCCTACGGAGAAGCCAACCCAGGCATTACCCCGCAGGGGCCTGCACCGCAGCCCAGACCCCAGGAGGAATCGTGGGCTCCCTCTGCAGTCTACGGGATGCAGCCGCGTTACGCGTGGCCTGCTGCTTCGGCACATGGGAACCCGTTCATCTCCGAATCGCATCCGTCCTGGACTGGCAGTGGAGCTCCTTGTCCTCCCACTCAGGACTCAAAG GATACTGCTTATGATAAACCTGAGCAAAGTGCAAACCAGCAGAACTACTATTCTGATGTCAATCACCAGCTCTCTGGGACAATGAATGATCACAAGCCGACTCCATTCAATGCCAAGCCATCCCTTTCAAACTCCAAAGTGCAATACAGTGCACAGCCCCAAATGTATGACAATGTAAATCGGAAGCTTTCGGCTGGGAATCAGGAGGCAGGCTGTAAAGCTGCTGACCAGTCTTCAACAAATTCTGCAGCCATCCCACCAGAGATTCAGAGAATCCTACATGTTACGGAGGAGGCTGAACAACTAGAACAAGAGGTGGATGAATTTGTAGGGAAAAAGACAGATAAATCCTACCGGCTTCTGGAAGAGATGCTGACCAAGTTGCTGTTGGAACTGGATTCTATAGAGACTGGTGGCCAGGACAGCGTTCGGCAGGCTAGGAAAGAAGCTGTCCACAGAATTCAGGCCATTCTggaaaaactggaaagaaagggaTTGTGA